CTGTGTGTCCTTTCTGTCTCTGAGACCTTATACACAATTGTTATCCtgcccaagatgctcatcaacttGCTCTCTGTACTCAGGACACTCTCCTTCATGAGTTGTGCCACCCAGATGTTCTTCTTCCTTGGTTTTGCTCTCAACAATTCCTTTATTCAGGGAGTGAAGGGTTATGATCGCTATGCTGCCATCTGCCAGCCTTTGCACTACCCCATTCTCATGAGCTGGAAGGTATGTGGACAACTGGCAGTAATTTCCATTATTTGTGGCTTCCTGACATCTCTGGTAGCCACAGTTTTGGTGTTTAGCCTCCCTTTCTGTGGGCCCAATAAGGTTGACCACTACTTTTGTGATATTTCCCCTGTCATTCGCCTTGCCTGTGCTGATGCCCACATTAATGAATTGGTCATCTTTATTGGTGGGGCCCTTATGCTTCTTGTGCCCTTGTTCTTCATCTGCATCTCCTATGGATTCATTGTCTGCACCATCCTGAGGATCCCATCTGCTGAAGGCAAGCgaaaagccttctccacctgtgcctcTCATCTCACAGTGGTTATCGTCCCCTATAGCTGTGCTTCCTCTGTCTACCTGAGGCCCTCAGCCAAACACACATCAGGCAAAGATAGGCTGGTGACAGTGACCTACACCATCATCACCCCACTGTTAAACCCCGTGGTATACAGCCTCAGGAACAAAGATGTCCAGACCACTATTAGGAAAATGATTGGGAAGGCTGTTTTTTTCCCTAAGGCTTTAtaattagaatattttaaaagtgtACATACATgtctgtgacaatcaaaaatggaacaatttttttttttttttaagtcctaagAGTGTCTGTTCTACTTATCTGTATAACTGTGTGGTCTTGGGTAAGTTGTTTGACATTGTGAGGCCTTAATGTTTTTGTGTGTGAAGTAGagataataatattttcttctctgggtTGTTGTAGAGAATCAGAGTATCTGGTAATGAATCATCACTCTCCACACcctcctcctatttctctagATGTATAGTTCTCAAGAGGGTTTTAAAAACCATCATCTTTTGTCCTTTGGCTTGTTTATCATCAATCTCCATTGATCATGCTCTTTGCTtaggattatttaaaaaaaaaaggattatgcCCAGCCTAAAATGAGGTTCCCTAACCTGAATGTGGCTTACATCTAACAGTATGATCTGTTGGAGGAAAAAAGGTCACTCTATTTGTAACTAGATGATTTCAGATTAGACGCTGGCTAGGTCATGATGTTGAGACAGCTACATTTTTTCCACAGAAATAAGGCTTTTATTATATACAAATAAGattaatataatttttctttcgTATAGGGTTTTTATTTGAACCAAACggataaaataaaagaaagcatGCGTAAAATGTGAAGCCACACAAAGTGGAAGACTAAATTTTAGACACCTCACATTCTTGGGAGCAGTTTTCTAGATATGCTGCAGCTTATCAATATTATCTTAAAATAATAATGCATAAAACTGAAGCTCATATTTAACATGACCTCCTTTTCCATGGTAAAATGTAATTGTACCCTTTTATTCTTAAATTGAAATATATACAATCGTAAATAGTGTCCTATTTTTAAAGTACTGACACTTCTGTTGCTATTTTTCAACTTTACAGTGATTATGGAATTTTTATTCTTACTAGTCAGATAGTGAAGGCATTTAAGGCACTACAAGTCAGTATAAGTACAGCTCTGAGAACCTCCATTATGTTATTCTGTTCTCATTTTTTCCTATCAAGTAAGCAATCATAGTttattgaccaatttttttttaaaagaataaggtACTTATTATACATGTTATACATATTTCCTTGCTGGTActggtatttttcatttctagctttgttttgtgttagtttgagaaTGTGGacgtaattctattttttttttttttgatgtattgaatttttttgtggtttcttctgAATTGTATCAGGTCATTTAATATGATGAAGTACTTTCATTTAGATTAAAattttaatacacatattatagaTATTATCTTAATTGTATTAATTAAACTATTTTAGTACACTatattatcttagtcatctagtaaagccgtaacagaaataccacatgtggatggctttaacacagagaaatttatttcctcactgtaaagcaggctaaaaatccaaattcaaggtttcctctccaggggaaggttttccctctctgtcggccctggaggaaggtccttgtcctcaatcttaccatggtcgaggagcttctcaggggcagggacctgggtctaaaggacttgctctgctcccggtgttgcatccttggtggtatgaggtctccaactctctccttgcttccctttccttttatctcttgagagataaaaggtggtgcaggccacaccccagggaaactccctttacattggctcagggaggtgacctgagtaagggtggtgttacaatcccatctgAAAActctgaacataaaattacaatcataaaatggaggacaaccacacaatactgaaaatcatggcctaaccaagttgatacacacatttttggggggacataattcaatccatgacatatatcatcatttgttttatgtatatgtgaTCTGTAATAGATCCGTTGTGTTTAATTACAATGCTTCCCTGCATTtgtgtttatttgctttttgttaCATTTCTGACAGCATCAGTCAATTAATTTCATTTGgaactaattaaaaaattttattttggatttAACGTATATGTTGTAACTATAAACTCACTAAAATGATAGCGGAatataaaaaacataaaagtaCTCTTCAAAAAGGCAAACAAGAGTGGACAGCAGAGGGGAAATATCAAACCAATTACATAAGCATGAAAATGGATTACTAAAGTTGTTCTAAGtcaaagagagaaagctgaaaAAATACACCTGCATAGGGGCCAGGTAAGCCAATGAAAGGAAACCAACTTACAGCAAAGAACTCTAGATCTGGACATTTCTTTATGTTAGGCCATCCCAATGGCACTTTTGTGTAGGACCGATTTAACCTTCTGTAAAGAACACATGGCCTCTTGATCAATTCTTTGCAAAGTATCTGCAGTGAAGGACCaggtttatttttccatttcatcgcAGGCCAATACTTcagtaaaatgtaataaaaagtaatcattaaaaaaaaggataggcggggccaagatggtggactaggtggacgctacctcggatccctcttgcaacaaagactcggaaaaacaagggaatcgatcacatacataacaatctacgaactctgaacaataaGCActgacttagagacagaaaacgaaaaaatacgggcagacagcgaccgttttcagaaccaggagccagcgtaccaggcaggtgaccttcggagcccgatctggggcagagcccaggggggcagacggcacagaaagggggcccaccccttcccccccaacccatcccgggaggaagtctagctggttggcgcgggccgCGTAGAggtgcagccggagggagaagcacctgggaggcagtgactgatctgggagtggggagaacagcgtcccagctggggtgccgtcccgccgggagttaggcgagaggcggacggggcgcgagcgggggggggggtcaactatatttccctaaagtgaccccggggcggcgcccacacgttcgtgcgggaggacgcacacccagtccacgTGTGtgggcacaccagagggagaaatccccggaggtGACTGGTCTCAAGGCGGGGAAGGCAGCAGCCCAGacagggagccattccgctgggatctgggtgcGCGTGCGGgtggggcatgagcgcggggtccatttttattaccctgaattgacccagggggcgggaccacctggtcgtgtgAGTGacacccacccagttcgcgcgagaggtgtggcgcaccagaaggagaagtccccgggaggaagtgattgctCCCGGAGCAGGGAAaacagcgtcccagacggggtgccgtcctgctgggatttgggcgcgcgcgtgggcggggcatgagcgcggggtccatttttattaccctgaattgacccagggggtgggcccacctggccgtgcgggtgacgcccacccagttggCTCGAGAGGTGTGACGCAccagaagaagtccccgggaggaagtgactggttccagaacggggaaagcagcgtcccaacccggaagtcgtcccgctgggatttgggcgcgcgcacgggcAGGGCGTGACTGCGGggcccaattataatcgcctgaatagaccctgagGGCGGGCCCAACCGTTCGTgcaggaaacgcccacccagtgcgtgcgagcggtgccgcgcaccggagggagaagtccgcGGGAGGAAGCGACTGgtctccgagcaaggaaagcagcgtcCTAGCCGGGGACCCTTCCCGCCCGGATTTGGCGAACGGgggtggagcgtgaacgcggtgttcagctctatattctgtggtgctagactcctagctctctgatccctcccccaccctccccaggcggccccattaacatccgaatacccggagccagagggagaattcagatagggatctgactgcattttcttttagccgactacctggaaaatctagtttcccagtgatggctcggagacagcagtccatatcaaaccacataaagaaacagaccataacagcttctccaaccccccaaacaaaagaatcagaatctttcccaaatgaagatacaatcctggaattatcagatacagaatataaaaaactaatttacagaaagcttaaagatatcacaaatgaaattaggataaatgcagaaaaagccaaggaacacactgataaaactgttgaagaactcaaaaagattattcaagaacatagtggaaaaattaacaagttgcaagaatccatagagagacagcatgtagaaatccaaaagattaacaataaaattacagaatttcacaacgcaatagaaagtcagaggagcggactcgagcaattagaatgtagactgggacttctggaggaccagggaaacaacaccaacatagctgaaaaaaagtcagatgaaaagaattaaaaaaaatgaagaaaccttaagaatcatgtgggactctatcaagaaggataacttgcgagtgattggagtcccagaacagggaggggggacagaaaacacagagaaaatagttgaagaactcctgacagaaaacttccctgacatcatgaatgacgaaaggatatctatccaagatgctcatcgaaccccatttaagattgatccaaaaagaaaaacaccaagacatattatcatcaaacttgccaaaaccaaagacaaacagaaaattttaaaagcagccagggagaaaagaaaggtttccttcaagggagaatcaataagaataagttcagactactcagcagaaaccatgcaggcaagaagggaatgggacgacgtaaacagagcactgaaggagaaaaactgccaaccaaggatcatatatccagcaaaactctctctgaaatatgaaggagaaattaagatatttacagataaacacaagtttagagaatttgcaaaaactaaaccaagactgcaagaaatgctaaaggagattgtttggccggatgaccaataatatcaggtaccagcacaatacaaggtcacaaaacagaacgtcctgatatcaacgcaactcaaatagggaaagcacaaaaacaaacaaattaagactaattctaaaaaataaataaataaacaaaataatacacacaacaggaaatcatggacatcaatagataaacgatcacaataatcaaaaagagggactaaatataggaggcattgaactgccagatggagagtgatacaaggcgatatagaaggatacaaggtaggtttttacttagaaaaataggggtaaataaaaaggtaaccacaaaaaggaatatcaattccataactcaagaaaaaagccaagaaaaacgtaacgactcaataaacacaaagttaaacattatgaaaatgaggatctcacaagctactaagaaaaacgtctcagcacaaaaaagcatgtggaaaaatgaaatggccaacaagacacatgaaaagacatcaaaatgacagcactaaaaacttacttatctataattacgctgaatgtaaatggactaaatgcaccaataaagagacagagagtcacggactggataaaaaaaacacgatccatctatatgctgcctacaagagacacaccttagacttagagacacaaacaaactaaaactcaaaggatggaaaaaaatatatcaagcaaacaataagcaaaaaagaagaggagtagcaatattaatttctgacaaaatagactttagacttaaattcaccacaaaggataaagaaggacactatataatgataaaggggacaattgatcaggaagacataaccatattaaatatttacgcacctaatgacagggctgcaagatatataaatcaaattttaacagaattgaaaagtgagatagacacctccacatatatagtaggagacttcaacacaccactttcggagaaggacaggacatccagtaagaagctcaatagagacacggaagacctacttacaacaatcaaccaacttgacctcattgacttatacagaactctccacccaactgctgcaaaatatacttttttttctagtgcacatggaacattctctagaatagaccacatattaggtcataaaacaaatctttgcagaatccaaaacatcgaaatattacaaagcatcttctcagaccacaaggcaatgaagctagaaatcaataacagaaaaactagggaaaagaaatcaaatacttggaaactgaacaataccctcctgaaaaaagactgggttatagaagacatcaaggagggaataaggaaattcttagaaagcaacgagaatgaaaatacttcctatcaaaacctctgggacacagcaaaagcagtcctcagaggccaatttatatcgataaatgcacacatacaaaaagaagaaagagccaaaatcagagaactgtcccgacaacttgaacaaatagaaagtgagcaacaaaagaacacatcagccaccagaagaaaacaaataataaaaattagagctgaactaaatgaattagagaacagaaaaacaattgaaagaattaacaaagccaaaagctggttctttgaaaaaattaacaaaattgataaaccattggctagactgactaaagaaaaacaggaaaggaaacaaataacccgaataagaaacgagaaggaccacatcacaacagaaccaaatgaaattaaaagaatcattttagattactatgaaaaattgtactctaacaaatttgaaaacctagaagaaatggataaattcttggaacaatactacctacctaaactaacacattcagaagtagaacaactaaatagacccataacaaaaaaagagattgaaatggtaatcaaaaaacttccaacaaaaataagtcctggcccagatggcttcactgcagagttctaccaaaccttcagagaagacttaacaccattactgttGAAGGTAtatcaaagtatagaaaaagacggaatactacccaactcattctatgaagctaccgtctccctgataccaaaaccaggtaaagacattacaaaaaaagaaaattttagacctatatccctcatgaacatagatgcaaaaatcctcaacaaaattctagccaatagaatccaacaacacatcaaaaaaataatacaccctgatcaagtgggatttataccaggtatgcaaggctggtttaatatcagaaaaaccattaatataatccatcacataaataaaacaaaagataaaaaccacatgatcttatcaatagatgcagaaaaggcatttgacaaagttcaacacccatttatgataaaaactctaaccaaaataggaattgaaggaaaattcctcaacataataaagggcatctatgc
This DNA window, taken from Elephas maximus indicus isolate mEleMax1 chromosome 3, mEleMax1 primary haplotype, whole genome shotgun sequence, encodes the following:
- the LOC126071501 gene encoding olfactory receptor 10R2-like, whose protein sequence is MANSSFVTEFLLMGFSRLGKLQLVLFVVFLSLYLIILTGNITIISVIRLDHNLHTPMYFFLCVLSVSETLYTIVILPKMLINLLSVLRTLSFMSCATQMFFFLGFALNNSFIQGVKGYDRYAAICQPLHYPILMSWKVCGQLAVISIICGFLTSLVATVLVFSLPFCGPNKVDHYFCDISPVIRLACADAHINELVIFIGGALMLLVPLFFICISYGFIVCTILRIPSAEGKRKAFSTCASHLTVVIVPYSCASSVYLRPSAKHTSGKDRLVTVTYTIITPLLNPVVYSLRNKDVQTTIRKMIGKAVFFPKAL